The Streptomyces achromogenes genome window below encodes:
- the hflX gene encoding GTPase HflX: MTSSSSFSQDTQRMAHAYPEGLRADALMEEDVAWSHEIDGDRDGEQFDRSERAALRRVAGLSTELEDVTEVEYRQLRLERVVLVGVWTTGSAQDADNSLAELAALAETAGALVLDGVIQRRDKPDAATYIGSGKANELRDIVLETGADTVICDGELSPGQLIHLEDVVKVKVIDRTALILDIFAQHAKSREGKAQVALAQMQYMLPRLRGWGQSLSRQMGGGKGGGLATRGPGETKIETDRRRIREKMAKMRREIAEMKTGREIKRQERKRHKVPSVAIAGYTNAGKSSLLNRLTGAGVLVENALFATLDPTVRRAETPSGRLYTLADTVGFVRHLPHHLVEAFRSTMEEVGESDLILHVVDGSHPNPEEQLAAVREVVRDVGATGVPEIVVINKADAADPLTLQRLMRVEKRSIAVSARTGQGIEELLALIDSELPRPSVEVEALVPYTHGKLVARAHDEGEVISAEHTAEGTLLKARVHEELAAELAPYVPAPAA; the protein is encoded by the coding sequence ATGACCTCCTCTTCTTCCTTTTCCCAGGACACCCAGCGCATGGCGCACGCCTACCCCGAAGGTCTTCGGGCCGATGCCCTGATGGAAGAGGACGTCGCCTGGAGTCACGAGATCGACGGAGACCGGGACGGCGAACAGTTCGACCGTTCCGAGCGCGCGGCACTGCGCCGCGTGGCAGGCCTCTCCACCGAGCTCGAGGACGTCACCGAGGTCGAGTACCGCCAGCTCCGTCTGGAGCGGGTCGTGCTCGTGGGCGTCTGGACCACGGGAAGCGCGCAGGACGCGGACAACTCCCTCGCGGAGCTGGCCGCCCTCGCGGAGACCGCGGGCGCGCTCGTGCTCGACGGCGTCATCCAGCGCCGTGACAAGCCCGACGCGGCCACCTACATCGGCTCCGGCAAGGCGAACGAGCTGCGCGACATCGTGCTCGAGACGGGTGCCGACACCGTCATCTGCGACGGTGAGCTCAGCCCGGGCCAGCTCATCCACCTCGAGGACGTCGTCAAGGTCAAGGTCATCGACCGTACGGCCCTGATCCTCGACATCTTCGCCCAGCACGCCAAGTCCCGAGAGGGCAAGGCGCAGGTCGCGCTCGCGCAGATGCAGTACATGCTGCCGAGGCTGCGCGGCTGGGGTCAGTCGCTGTCCCGTCAGATGGGCGGCGGCAAGGGCGGCGGTCTCGCCACCCGCGGTCCCGGTGAGACCAAGATCGAGACGGACCGGCGGCGGATCCGCGAGAAGATGGCGAAGATGCGCCGGGAGATCGCGGAGATGAAGACCGGCCGCGAGATCAAGCGCCAGGAGCGCAAGCGTCACAAGGTGCCGTCCGTCGCCATCGCGGGCTACACCAACGCGGGCAAGTCCTCCCTGCTCAACCGCCTCACGGGCGCGGGCGTCCTGGTCGAGAACGCCCTGTTCGCGACCCTGGACCCGACCGTGCGCCGGGCCGAGACGCCCAGCGGCCGCCTGTACACCCTGGCGGACACCGTCGGATTCGTCCGGCACCTGCCGCACCACCTGGTCGAGGCGTTCCGCTCCACCATGGAGGAGGTCGGTGAGTCCGACCTGATCCTGCACGTGGTGGACGGCTCGCACCCGAACCCGGAGGAGCAGCTGGCGGCGGTGCGCGAGGTGGTCCGGGACGTCGGCGCCACCGGCGTGCCCGAGATCGTCGTCATCAACAAGGCGGACGCGGCCGACCCGCTGACGCTGCAGCGGCTGATGAGGGTCGAGAAGCGCTCCATCGCGGTCTCCGCCCGCACCGGCCAGGGCATCGAGGAACTGCTCGCGCTGATCGACAGCGAGCTCCCGAGGCCGTCCGTGGAGGTCGAGGCGCTCGTGCCCTACACCCACGGCAAGCTGGTCGCCCGTGCCCACGACGAGGGCGAGGTGATCTCCGCGGAGCACACGGCGGAGGGCACCCTGCTCAAGGCGCGGGTGCACGAGGAGCTGGCGGCGGAACTCGCGCCCTACGTGCCGGCGCCGGCCGCCTGA
- a CDS encoding M1 family metallopeptidase, which translates to MLPTPRARLKSALQTPRARLKSALLASAVSVCLVAAGAPAAPLGVGDRLFPNLGNPGYDVASYDLSFTYSGANDKPLQAVTVINAWTTAALDRINLDFAHGKVDSVEVDGRPAAFTGVDDDLVITPRDALVPGSWMRVTVRHTSDPVMSGDRDGGWVRTADGLAMANQADAAHLVFPCNDHPSDKAMFTIRVTAPDAYTAVANGLPAGVEKAGGTTTWTYRGQHPMATELAQVSVGRSTVVHREGPHALPLRDVVPTKDRALLEPWLKKTPEQIAWLERRVGPYPFETYGLLMADASTGFELETQTLSLFEKDLFTQPAYPKWYVESIMVHELAHQWFGDSVSPRTWSDLWLNEGHATWYEALYAEEKSGRTLDARMKAAYGASDRWRAAGGPPALPKAPTAGQKISIFRPNVYDGAALVLYALRQEIGRAAFEHLERAWTHNHGDSTASTADFARLAENVSGRDLTPFFTEWLYGEKTPPMPGHPDWKATAPVVKTPVVKNPAGNAPKPAPQAPPAAK; encoded by the coding sequence ATGCTGCCAACCCCCCGCGCCCGGCTGAAGTCCGCGCTGCAGACCCCCCGCGCCCGGCTGAAGTCCGCGCTGCTCGCCTCGGCCGTCTCCGTCTGCCTCGTCGCCGCGGGCGCGCCTGCGGCCCCGCTCGGCGTCGGCGACCGCCTCTTCCCGAACCTGGGCAACCCCGGCTACGACGTCGCGTCGTACGACCTGTCCTTCACCTACTCCGGCGCCAACGACAAGCCGCTCCAGGCCGTCACCGTCATCAACGCCTGGACCACCGCCGCCCTGGACCGGATCAACCTCGACTTCGCGCACGGCAAGGTCGACTCGGTCGAGGTGGACGGCAGGCCGGCCGCCTTCACCGGTGTGGACGACGACCTGGTGATCACTCCGCGGGACGCGCTCGTCCCGGGGAGCTGGATGCGCGTCACCGTGCGGCACACCAGCGATCCCGTGATGAGCGGCGACCGCGACGGCGGCTGGGTCAGGACCGCGGACGGCCTCGCCATGGCCAACCAGGCGGACGCCGCGCACCTCGTCTTCCCGTGCAACGACCACCCCTCCGACAAGGCCATGTTCACCATCCGGGTGACCGCGCCGGACGCCTACACGGCCGTCGCCAACGGGCTGCCCGCCGGCGTGGAGAAGGCCGGCGGGACGACCACCTGGACGTACCGCGGTCAGCACCCCATGGCGACCGAGCTCGCCCAGGTGTCCGTGGGCCGCTCCACCGTCGTGCACCGCGAGGGGCCGCACGCGCTGCCGCTGCGGGACGTCGTGCCCACCAAGGACCGCGCCCTCCTCGAGCCCTGGCTGAAGAAGACCCCCGAACAGATCGCGTGGCTGGAGCGCAGGGTCGGCCCCTACCCCTTCGAGACCTACGGTCTGCTCATGGCCGACGCCTCCACCGGGTTCGAACTCGAGACGCAGACCCTGTCCCTCTTCGAGAAGGACCTCTTCACCCAGCCCGCCTACCCCAAGTGGTACGTCGAGTCGATCATGGTCCATGAGCTGGCCCACCAGTGGTTCGGCGACAGTGTCTCGCCGCGCACCTGGTCGGACCTGTGGCTGAACGAGGGACACGCCACCTGGTACGAGGCGCTGTACGCGGAGGAGAAGTCGGGCCGCACCCTGGACGCGCGCATGAAGGCCGCCTACGGCGCCTCCGACCGCTGGCGCGCCGCGGGAGGACCGCCCGCCCTGCCCAAGGCGCCGACGGCCGGCCAGAAGATCAGCATCTTCCGCCCCAACGTGTACGACGGCGCCGCACTCGTCCTGTACGCACTGCGCCAGGAGATCGGGCGGGCCGCGTTCGAGCACCTGGAGCGCGCCTGGACGCACAACCACGGGGACTCGACGGCGAGCACGGCAGACTTCGCCCGCCTCGCCGAGAACGTCTCCGGACGCGACCTGACCCCGTTCTTCACGGAGTGGCTCTACGGCGAGAAGACCCCGCCGATGCCGGGCCACCCGGACTGGAAGGCGACGGCGCCGGTGGTGAAGACTCCGGTCGTGAAGAACCCGGCCGGGAACGCACCGAAGCCCGCTCCGCAGGCCCCGCCCGCCGCGAAATAA